A single Carnobacterium inhibens subsp. inhibens DSM 13024 DNA region contains:
- a CDS encoding TetR/AcrR family transcriptional regulator yields MVREKKFSTEDIYVQTHNLLIKEGYEKFSFSLLAKSLNVSRAAIYKYYTNKDELITDYLIKQMEQMMRDFNQLTWSVDYSNQFDQLFELIFNYRDTHLISNDIPKKTLISPEKQLQKEAISKEVHGHFLNYIQQFIQTGKKNGQIKKEIPDSLIVGIIFHSINIPDRSQLSLQEKAYFIKMIIKNGIFDTPK; encoded by the coding sequence ATGGTAAGAGAAAAGAAATTTTCAACAGAAGATATTTACGTACAGACTCATAATCTTCTGATAAAGGAAGGATATGAAAAATTTTCTTTTAGTCTGCTAGCTAAGTCATTAAATGTTTCAAGAGCGGCTATTTATAAGTACTATACGAATAAAGATGAACTTATTACGGACTATTTAATAAAGCAAATGGAACAGATGATGCGGGATTTTAATCAACTAACATGGTCTGTAGACTATTCCAATCAATTTGACCAATTATTCGAGCTGATATTCAATTATCGAGATACGCATTTGATCTCAAATGATATACCAAAGAAAACCCTAATTAGTCCTGAAAAACAACTACAAAAAGAGGCGATTTCTAAAGAAGTGCATGGCCATTTTTTAAATTATATACAACAATTTATCCAGACGGGTAAAAAAAATGGACAGATAAAAAAAGAAATACCCGATAGTTTAATTGTGGGTATTATTTTTCATAGCATTAATATACCTGATCGTTCTCAATTAAGTTTGCAAGAAAAAGCTTATTTTATTAAGATGATCATAAAAAATGGTATTTTTGATACACCAAAGTGA